A segment of the Mugil cephalus isolate CIBA_MC_2020 chromosome 13, CIBA_Mcephalus_1.1, whole genome shotgun sequence genome:
ATACGCAACCGTGACTGTGGACATTCGTCCTCGTATGATATGCAAACAAGCACTATGTATCATTCACTTTAAGGATGTGAAGTTATAAAGATCGGAAATATTTACATCATGAGACAGAACACTTTCTTCACACTAGAATTTAAGTTCTTGAGCAAGGTGGGTAAAAGGTACTTCCTTAATTTGGGctattttaaagtttgttgcACACCTTTCAGCACACAAGCCTTTTTAGTTAGTATGCGCATTTCTTCAtactgaatgacaaaaaaaaaaataaggaaaaaaaatgaagataaatTGAATTAGActtgttaaaatattaacattttgttttaggGACATTTTATGTTTCTAATACTGAAAGAGAAGTGGTGGTTAATGAAGAAAGTCATGCAAAGGTCCCTAGTCAAACCAGATGTGTGTTCTGGTTTGTGTGTAAAACTAAGTCCAGGGATCTACGTTCTTTTTCAACATGTGTTTGCGTGCACAATCCTTaccacattttttaaacacCACATGTGTTACTTGAGGTTTCCACTAGAGGGCACATCACTCAGGCATAAAGTCGAGCCGTACAGAACCATTACACATACAGTAGTTGTGTCCCTCCTCCAACCAAGAAGACTGATGTCATACACGTTGTGAAGACTTTGATTTTAATGAAAGTGTATTTGCACATGCGATAAGTTGACCATTGACCTTTTGGGTATAAAATGTCACCACATCATTATTCTATCATGTTAGATATTTCATGAAATTTGCATTCCTATGAATTCTCAAGTTATATAAGTCGCTGTCGCCTTGACCTTTGACCACAAAATTCAAATCAGTGCATAGTCGAGTCCAAGTGCCAAAGAAATTCTCATAAGGCCGACCAGAGATATCAAGTGTAAATATGTATAGATGGaaacatgacaatgacacattttacatttttaaatctttagGATTTATTTGAACAACAAAGGGTAAGCTGTAAAGgtaataaaaagcacatttatCTCATCATTTACTGTGATCGTTTTTACTATTCATGCAGCAATAAAACCACTCCTGTTTCGCAACTGCATTTCTAATACACACTGCTAGGTCGACTGATTCATCAAGAATGATGTAAGATGCAACTGATGCACATTAGAATGACTTCATCTTCATATCCCCTGGGCTAATGTCCTTTCATCGAGCttcgttttattttaatgtggtgTAGATCACACTTCCATCTGCCGGTTCAGTCTAACGagtgaaaacagacaaaggcaAACAATGCTGAAGAATTAGTAGATTGTAGTGATTATACTGAATTTTGAGGCCTTAACAGAATATAAAACGAACCACATACCGTTTCTTGCACATTTTTCTTCATCGCAATAGTGCTGTATGTCACATCCTCCGGGGGCATACAGTCCTGCTGGATGAGAAATGCAgtcaatggggaaaaaaacaaaaacaaaacaaaaacaaaatcaaaatcgATGAAATGACTTCCAGGCACAGTTTCTAAATACTATTTTTACCGTTGTCTGTGCTTGTCCATGGTGTCCATGTTGATTATGAGCCAGGGTAGCATAGAGAACATTTGGGTCATCAACCTGTGAAACCTGCGACGAATACGTttgatattttacattatatttatcaTCTGTTCTATGgatttgctttctctttttcatttgtttgagcATTAACTTtgctaaactaaacattttattttaaaagctaaTGTGACTCAGTTGTTGATTCTGACATTAATGCAAGAATGAAAATTATGCGAATATATGATTAACCAGATATTATTGATTCATATTTAACAGTACCTAATCTCCATAGATGGAGTGCGAGCCcggacagtttttctttttagtttgttaaTCTCACTGGTTTTATTAGCACAACGGTGCAGCTACAATATATTACACTGTGTGGTGATGATGGAATCTAGATAATTCATAATCTGTAAGTAATTTTGATGTAATGCAAAGGATGATGATGTAAtgtaaatgaaaaggaaaaatgattATATCTTACCATAGTGGTGTCACattcttctttgcttttctctgAAATATAGCAATTTGTAAAGAAGATGTTATAAAGAAGATGTTACAGCGgcataaacgcacacacacagttttagtaGAGTTTACTCACTACGGATTATCATCCTCAATCCAAAAAAGGCCGCAGGAATTATGAACAGCTGTGAGACGAGGGTGATTGCAATAATCGTCACCTTAATCGTGAAACTGTAGATAAATGTACATGCATTACATTACTGAAGACCAATTAAATTCTTTACTCAGCAAATCAAAGAACAGAGAACTTGAAGGAAATGTGCATGTCTTACTAACAGCCATGATCTATGCTTAAGAATAAATAGGAAGAATGTTTTAAAGAGAATATATTTAGAAAAGTTGAAAGTGGAAAGTTTGAGAGGGTGGGGAGGGGCATGCAGAAATCAGACTCTAACCCAGAAGTGAAAAAACAAGCATAGACCTCATGTTTTCATCTTGCAGGCTCTCGCCACCTGTTCCGCTTATGGTGGAGTTTGTGGGCTCAGCTGCATATGGTTCAGGACTCGTGAGGAAGGAGGTATTCTGGTCAGTGGTAGGAAGCATCCCTATGAATTGTGAAAAGTGATGTTAATCCATATTGCACACTGAGTCAAACAATTTTAGACTTTTGCTGCAGGAATTATTATACTGTAAAACCCTTTGGTGTGCCCACTTCTAAATTATATCGGTTATGGAATTAGACAATTAGACCAGTGGCTTACCTGGTATACTGGGGGTCACTGTAGTTAGGGTTAGTTTGTTAACAGTCACATGCACTGGCATCTGGAAGTCCCCACTGGCACAGAAGTACCAGCCGCTGCTCTCTGGGCTCAGTTCGCTCATCATTACATCGAAAACATTAGGGACACTTGTATTTATATGCACAGTTGTTCCATCGATTGATCCAGCTTGAGCTGTCGCACAGATGCTACCTAATCTGCACCACTTTGGTACTTCTGTATTTTTGTAGTGGCAGGTAGCAGTCACACTTCCTCCTTCAAATCCTGTGATTTCCTGTCGGTTTATACTGATACCAGACATACCTCCAGAGAGGAAAATGAAGTGATTGTATTATTTGACACAAGAAAGTCTTATTCATTGATTTActgaagtatttatttaaaacatttaaaggaccTTACCTGTAGTGACTGAcagtttaaaactttttttaacatCAACGCCGTTCTCAATCTTCACAGCACACCAGAATTTATTGTCCGTTATTTTGAGATCATTAATTGTCACAGTGAAGATTCTTTTGTCAACATCATCAGAGATGGAAAACCTTCCTGGTTTAATTTCGTCTGTATAAATTACTTCATTGCAGAGCAACCAAAAATTTCCTTTGCACAAGTATTTGACATGGTTTGTGTAGTGCTGCTCATAGAGGCATGGTATAGAGATGGAGCCTCCAGCCTCTACTGAAACTTTACTGACTGTAATAACTTCACCGTAAATCcctgcaaaagcaaaagcagacaTGTAACTTCAAATGTCTTCAAATGCACTGTGCGTGTCACTAAGACGTAAAATTTGGCATAGCTTAAATGTCTTATATAAGTGTGTATCgtaattttaaaatgattgtattaaaaaataatattaatgattaaaatgactcaaattcAATTCTATTAATTAACGAGGCTTAGCTGACTTACCCATGAGTCCCGCCAATATGAGGTGAGGAATACAGAGAAAAGTCATGCTGGCATCAGTGTTCTCAGTGACTGTGCCTCTTCACTATCAGAGGCAGTAATTATAACAAGGTAACTTCCTTATTTTGGAAAAAGTTTCCTTGGCCACAGTTTGAGAGGCTTTCAGAACAGTGCACCGATTATCAAAGTACTTTTTATACATAGCTgttgaggtgtttttttttattatctctgTTGTAGTTACACATTCATTAAATATTACTTAAATCCTCCCACTGCACTGTTCTTATACTCTTATACTTACTTAGTGgaattatatatacatatatatatataatttctgaATTAGTTTTCAGCTAAGTCATGGAATTgattcactttttaaaatatacatctTTTCGTTTAGATAGctatctgtaaaaaaaacatgcatacaTAGGCAAATTGGTAggttatattttttattttatttcaattcaaTCTCTCTGTGCATTTATTGACAAGTGGCAGCACTTTACTTTTAGTGCCTAAAaccttatttttttctgtgtgtgctatttatttatgtatttttatatagtGTGGCACTTAAAAACAGCAGGTTACTTATTAGCTGCCGTGGTTAGCACTGTAGACTGCATCGTGTGTGGTAAGCACGTCTGACAAAATCCGAAAACCTCAGTACAGTCTTTGCTGTAGTGGTTGACTGCAGCTGAGCCAGGTGACAACTTccgggtctgagcgatgaagcccatgcggaagtgcaaaaagctgtaGTTCATCAAGTGGCTGCTTGAAGCTGGCtccaaaaaggagcaaatctccatgttaaaatgctcaACTTTGGAGCAATATTAAACAGATTTACAACCTGGGAGGCCACGTATGTTGTGAGGATATTGAAACTACAGATCATTTATTCTTTCAATGTTTTTTCACAGTAAGCGTTATGGACCGATATACATGAAGGGCTACACAGCAATATTATACTTGAACCCTTTCTTCATTATTTATGGTTTTGtctcagaaaacaaagaatatGATTTCTTAATTTATAATATCCCCACCCTGGAAAATTTTCACATacacaaatgcaaatacatGACAGTTCATCctagattttgtgtgtttcataacaagtttctctccttcactaaAGCCATTAAAATAGTGAAGAGTACACATGCAATTAAACTGTTCTGTTTGATTGAGAAATACAATCTGCAAAGAAAGCCACGGGTTTTTGTcgtcttttctgtctctttttattttctgtttcatcattttgcattctaTTTTCAGAGTGCACTTTATACGATTGTCAAGAGCTGATAGATACATATTTTGGAtcatttgttttactgtataatattcacatattcattacaaaaaaaacattgtgaagATTGTACAATACcatattttgtaaattttatgtaaaaaaaagaaaaaagaaaaaaagcgtTGGACTTCCTGGTCGACTTTTGATGACGTCTTTTACGTAACTACCGACTACCGTAGATGTGCGTAACTACAGATTTGCAATCCAAAATACTATTTTGGCGCTCAGTTTAACCTCAGCGAACACAACCAGAGCTGCGGAAAGAAGTGCGATTTAACAGACCTACaagtcagtgtgtgtatatttgatTTGTTCTTCTAAGTAATGGAGTACGGAAAGGAGAGAGTGGTGGCGCTGGTCGACATGGACTGTTTTTACGTGCAAGTTGAGCAGAGGCTGAATCCGGCTCTGAAAGGCAAACCCTGTGTTGTGGCCCAGTACAAGACGTGGAAAGGAGGCGGGTGAGCTTCTGACACagatatatgtgtattttttattactaattaaaaaaaaaaattaaactgattgCTAAGAGACAGTGTCATAATCTGCTGTTGGGGCTCTGGTGTGAGGATGATGTGttacaaaacaaaagttatataaaaaatatgttttctgtttttactcagGGATGCTATATTACACTATATGCGCACTATAGATTCCTAAAGCCTAACTTAGCAATGCTTGATCAAAACATACTGTCTGTTCTGGTGCCTATATggagttcattttgttttcagtaattGTAGTTTGCcaattttttaaatctgcaaaaGGCGCTTGTGAAGTTGCAGTGCACTGATGCATGGCACTTCCTTCAACCGCCATTAGCCTCATCCACTGATGCAGTCATTTAATGTCTTAAAGAAACTGATTTTCtactaaatattttttcctctgttagTATCATAGCCGTGAGCTACGAGGCCAGGGCCCATGGTGTCACCAGGAACATGTGGGTGGACGATGCAAAAAAACTGTGCCCAGATCTCCAGGTGGCGCGAGTGCGTGAGTCCCATGGCAAGGCAGATCTAACGTTGTAAGTGTTGGTGAAGCACACCCTTAAACTTCCTCTTTTTAAAATACACGTGTTCCTGTGGCCAGAGTTGTAAGGTAAATGGCTTATTCCACTTCATAGTTACAGGGAGGCCAGCGTGGAGGTGATTGAGGTGATGTCTCGCTTTGCCGTGATTGAGAGAGCCAGTATTGATGAGGCCTACATGGATCTGACCGCCGCCGTCCACCGGCGGCTAAAAGACATGAATGACAAACAGGTAGAGCTTACCCTCCTGAAGACCACATACATCCAGGGGTACCCACAAAGTTCATCGGGATCTGAACCATCTGCAGAAGACACAGTTTTAAACAAAGGTGGATTAGAACTCAATTTTGACTTAACAATtattgaacaaacaaaaaaaaagattgtatCAACCAAAGTCATCATGTCTGtcctcagaggagcagaggtcCAGAGGGCTCCAGGAGTGGCTGGCGTCCTTACCGGCCCCTTTGTCGGGGGAACAGagttctgcagagctgcagctaaCCGTCGGCGCCGTCATTGTTGAGGAAatgagagcagctgtggagaaTCACACAGGTTTCCGGTGTTCAGCAGGGATATCACACAACAAGGTGGAATTAACTTTTATGTAATGTTAGTGTAAATGCATCAATTATATTTGCAGTGtaacagtttctgttttttccccccaaggTTCTGGCCAAACTAGCCTGTGGTCTGAACAAACCCAACAGACAAACTGTTTTGCCTCTGGACTCCGTGACAGAACTGTTCAGCACTCTGCCCGTCGGGAAGATGTGAGTTCATAGTATAATTCTGACACAAAGAGTTCTATTTGAAACTTATACACACTTTCGAAGggtactgaaaataaaaagctgcctAACAATATCCTCTTCTGTATTACTTGTTCCACCCGTCCAGTCGTAATCTTGGAGGTAAGATGGGTGCTTCCATTACTGAAACCCTGGGGATAGAGAACATGGGAGATCTCACTCAGTTCTCTAAGGCCCAACTGGAACAGCACTTTGGAGAAAAAACAGGGTAAGAAAAGACAGATTTCCCTCCAAAAGTTAAGCAAGTTCCTGCTTAATCTAGCATTTACTAGGTCAAACCACAATTTTGATTGCAAATAGTCAGCACATTGTTTGCCTAATATATTTTTGACCCTCGGCCTGCAAACTACCACAATgctcataaaagaaaaatgactccAGTCATAGATTTTCTCTTACTAAGATAAATCTGTTTTAGAAATAAACTGGAACTCTGAGCATGTTCTTTCATACTACACTGAATTTACTATTTAACTGCTCTTAAATAATCTCGCTTTAATCTCAGGCAGTGGCTGCACGATTTGTGTCGCGGGATCGAGTTTGAAGCTGTGAAACCTCGACAGCTTCCGAAGTCCATCGGCTGCAGTAAAAATTTTCCTGGGAAGACGTCGCTGGCTAGTAAAGATCAGGTACAAGCCATGAGATTTGTCTGTTTTACACCAGCACATTAAAACTATTGTTATCAGTCTTTTACTTTTAGTCTTGTGTTGTCTGAAATGTAGTCGATCTATCCAGATGTGAAAGGACGCCCATGTTAGACATTTTCTAGTGATACTGTTGACCAGTATGAAACGTTTTACATAATTTTATGTAATGATTTGCAAGATggttttcatgttatttttttttattaacataccTCTGCACAGGTGCAGTACTGGCTTCATCAACTGGCCCTTGAGCTGGAGGAGAGACTGACCAAAGACAGAGAAGCAGTAAGAGAAAGCTGAAGTAGTCGTGTAATTTATGACGGTAGTGCTACACTTCCCGATGTATGGGTTTCACATTGATGTAATAAACACTAAACAGAGCTGGTTTCGCATTTGCAATTTATGTCCGTGTCACAGAATGGTCGAGTGGCTAAGCAGCTGACGGTCGGTGTCCGACAGCTCGGCGATAAGAGGCCGAGCAGCTTCTCTCGGTGTTGCGCTCTGGTGCGCTACGAGGCGGCCAAAATATCCAGTGACAGCTTTGCCATTATCAAGAGCCTCAACACGGCAGGGAACCACCAAGCTGCGTGGTAATTGTAATGCGATAatgcagtgacatttaaaataatctgcTGAAGGAGTGCTGTGTGATTTCAACCCTCTGTCTTCCGTCGTGTCTCCAGGACTCCGCCGCTCACCCTGCTGCACATCTCGGCCAGCAAATTCAACGACACGCAATCAGGGACAGGGATTGCCGGCTTCCTTTCCGGCGATGTTGCTCCCACCCAGAGTCTCCCCTCCACCCAGTCGCCCTCTCAAGTGAAAAGTCAATCCCTGTCAAAACAACCTGGCAGCATCCAGTCCTTCTTTCAAAAggcaacagagaaacaaagagagaaggTTACAAAGAAtggagatgaaggagatgaaggagatgaTGGTGTCGGCTCAACAGGTTTCCCACCACCTTCCTCCGTCCATGAAACCTCTGCTGTTGATAACCAGGTGGAGACGGATCCGACAAACAGCTCAGCCCCCCTGTCCAAAATAGGTTCAGACAGCCCCCGTACTagtatttcctctttcttccacAAGGAAAGCCTTGAAAGAAACTTAAAGGTCCCAGGTTCAGCGATGAATAAGCCTgaaacaggacaaacacacGGTGGACCTGTTGAAGACTGTGTTGCTGTTGCGTCAGGCACACAAGCAAACAATAACTCAGACTTCACATCTCACCAGCCGCTATGCGAAGAGTTAAAAGATGAACAGGACCTCGATCCAGAGTTAAATCCGCATCCTGCCAACGTCGCTAGAGAAGACCTGTTAAAATGTGAACGCTGCGGTCAGGACGTGTTGGTCTGGGAAATGCCTGAACACAATGACTATCACTTCGCCATGGACCTCCAGAAGTCATTCTCCTCAGCTACAGGTTCGGACACCTTggcttcctctttccctccttcttccagtggttcccaaacaTCTGTCAGAGCAGCAGCGGCCCAGTCCTCCagaggcaaaacaaaaaccagaggCCAGTCAGGACCTGCGCCGAAAAAACCCCGCTCCCAAGGTGGAAGTGCAGGCACTCTGGATTCCTTCTTCAAGAGGAACTGAACATGTGCAAGGACACTGTGATATCTTGCTTGTATTTGCTAAAAGAACCGAAAGCCATGTCCGCACTAGTTTAGAATCATGAAAATTATTGGGCTTTTTATGATGACAGTGTGTGcaatttgaaaaaagaaaaatgcttatttaatcacatggttttaatttaaaatggaaTGAATTTATGCTTGTTTgcagaaaatattaaagatattttttaGACTTAATGTTGTATTACTCTGACACACCAGTAGGTGCCACTGGTCAGTTTAAATATAGGCTAAACCAGGAATTCTTGACTGAGCGGGATGTTTTCATATTGAATtcaagaaatgaagaaaaggatTCAGCAACAGAGtatgcagtattttaaatattgctTAATTAATGGTGAAGTATACAAGCATGACTGTGAGTAAATTCACTTCTATGTTTACGAGCGAAAACACCAGTTAATCAGAGGAACACAGAGCACTGCTCATACTGCTGATAAGGCTGCTGTGtcacttttgttttctaaaaaaaaattgaaagttCTATACTATACGTACTATACTATCTTCTATGCGTATCTTCATAATTGGAACTAcatgtaaaatttaaaataaaaagcaaagggCAGTGTTTGTTCTAAAACCTGAAAATACCCTCATTGATTCATTTATAACTCAATAGTAATATGACAGGAATTGCAAAATAAAGAGTTGATTCTTAATAAAGTCATTCTGTAGCTGAAAGACGTCTGAAAGACGTCTGAGTGAGAAGTCTGAGTAAAGCATTATTGCATTGTCTTGCATCAGTCATACCAGGAAGTGGAGAGAAACCATTTTATAGTTGAGTTATGTGTAAAGACACAAGATCCAGAATACAACCACAGAACGTATGAAGGCGtttcaaaacacatgaaataaaaataaaacgcacATTAAAGAGGcaataaaagttttattcatGTACATCATGATACACAAATTGGATCTGTACATAAATATTGCATTTCACCCAAAGAATGATCTAAATATTACACTTtgaattaaaaggaaaataggCTTTTGAATGTGATTTTCAAAAAAGTGAAGTGCCAGTGTCATTAGGAAAACTGCCACAGTGAAAAAacctgtctgaatgaactgtaAAATCCGGAACTACAAGAAATCTATAAAATACTTAGGAGAtgcattaaaacaaactttaataCCACCTGAACTCTTTATAAATGCTATAAAATATTTTGGTTGTGTTCTTAGTTTACCTGACTGCACGCAAACTGTGCGTTAGCAACGCGGGTGCAACAAAACAACGGTCGTCACGATCAGTTGAGACCACAATGTGTATATAAACCACATCAACATGCAACAACAAGATGACAGATGGCCTCGAGTAattaacattcatttttaactgtgttgtcTAAATATCAAAAGCAGTTTCTAGTAGTAGCACCAACTTAAGTCGATTTCTTTACTAAATTGTAAAAACTTTGGGCTGTAATGGAAGGCTACTCGAATAGCAGTTCCATGAGGCACTGTGTTAAACCCCTTCAAAGCTCACGACATCAGTAACTTAAGTGAAGAGACGACATCAAGTACCTCAACTACAACTGCTTTTCAACAGAGCCGCCTCAGTCGGGCGGCTTCAACATACATATGCATAACCTGACGCACCTCTTTGGGAGAAACAACCTCGtctgtttttcctcaaagtCAGCAACAGAAACCTCCACCGGTCTGTGAAAGTGGAATGCCGTCTATCATCTACACTGACCTGAGTAACTAAAGCACTTGAAAGACAGGCAGCTGGGCAACTGTTACCGTCTCGGCGCGCCATCATGAGGCATTAGTCGTGAATAAAAAATAGCTCGCGGACGAATGTGACGGATAAAAACGTGATCGCCAGTGTGAGATATATTGGCAGGTTGACGTACGAACAGGGTCAAGTTTTAGCTTTGCATACCTCATGATCCTCGTCTCTGTCTTCGTAAAGTGCTTCTGGCAGCAACATAGCTTAAAGCACGATCGTTCAGCTCAACTATCATGTGTCTGAGATTCACAAATGCATCccatgggtttttttttatcttttcaatgTGACTCTGACACTGAGGGCATTCAAATATGTGATCAGAGGTTTGTTATCATCAGTCAGGCACTACGCTGGTGGAACAAGTTACACTGGTGATGCAGGTAACACCTAAATGCCACAGCATTCATACTTCATCTGCTATGCcaacacatttacactgatcagccacaacattatgaccaccgagaggagaagtgaataacagcTGGGAATCTCATGGACCTGGCATTCCAGTGGATGTTACCGGGTCCCCCCACTCATATTAGTGACGAACACAAGGTATTGGCctgggctccaaattcactagatcctaaactgatcaagtatctgtgggatgtactggaacaagtctgatccacagaggtccctcccctcaacccacaggacccaaagacccccaataataatatCCTGTTACCAGATACAACGGGACACTcccagaaggtccatgtccattctctgatgagtcacaactgctttggaggcacaagggagacatgcacaatattaggaaggtggtcataatcttatgcctgatctgtgtacatTTCAGtgcatgtgcagtgtgtgtgtgtgtgtgtgtgtgtgtgagtattcTTCTTGAACTGTATTAGGAGTGCACTGAGGTGTAAACTTTGGAAGCAGCACTTGATCGTGGATTTGAGAAGGCAACCTCCTAGCTGCCGCTTATTGATCTGTGCAACTACGTGCTCTCTCTGACTCGATATCACTTCGCTAGA
Coding sequences within it:
- the LOC125019076 gene encoding polymeric immunoglobulin receptor-like translates to MTFLCIPHLILAGLMGIYGEVITVSKVSVEAGGSISIPCLYEQHYTNHVKYLCKGNFWLLCNEVIYTDEIKPGRFSISDDVDKRIFTVTINDLKITDNKFWCAVKIENGVDVKKSFKLSVTTGMSGISINRQEITGFEGGSVTATCHYKNTEVPKWCRLGSICATAQAGSIDGTTVHINTSVPNVFDVMMSELSPESSGWYFCASGDFQMPVHVTVNKLTLTTVTPSIPGMLPTTDQNTSFLTSPEPYAAEPTNSTISGTGGESLQDENMSFTIKVTIIAITLVSQLFIIPAAFFGLRMIIRKKSKEECDTTMVSQVDDPNVLYATLAHNQHGHHGQAQTTQDCMPPEDVTYSTIAMKKNVQETTEPADGRIHSLTSVSKVQVKAGDSISIPCLYSMQYVNLVKYLCEGYYWRYCKYVTQTDQPQNSGKFSISDDKQGIFTVTIRQLTNRNSYFWCSFQYPGGSYERTFFELSITGGTPSLYVDNQKATGFIGENVAISCHSTSREIAWCRIGGKCVTSPSGSIDGTAVNINKTGHDVFTVTMSELRQQDSGWYWCKSGDLQMPVHVTVTEKPTTFSTIPFKDITTPGEIGRHSTNSFDLKMLIIPLGLLILIVSLTFLVWFMLKRKHAKAESSSATTKADEEVAYCNVTHRRKSSVQMSPVKSDVDILYASVVAKKNRIVERHNEANATDVTYSTLAAPQHRHI
- the polh gene encoding DNA polymerase eta; the encoded protein is MEYGKERVVALVDMDCFYVQVEQRLNPALKGKPCVVAQYKTWKGGGIIAVSYEARAHGVTRNMWVDDAKKLCPDLQVARVRESHGKADLTFYREASVEVIEVMSRFAVIERASIDEAYMDLTAAVHRRLKDMNDKQVELTLLKTTYIQGYPQSSSGSEPSAEDTVLNKEEQRSRGLQEWLASLPAPLSGEQSSAELQLTVGAVIVEEMRAAVENHTGFRCSAGISHNKVLAKLACGLNKPNRQTVLPLDSVTELFSTLPVGKIRNLGGKMGASITETLGIENMGDLTQFSKAQLEQHFGEKTGQWLHDLCRGIEFEAVKPRQLPKSIGCSKNFPGKTSLASKDQVQYWLHQLALELEERLTKDREANGRVAKQLTVGVRQLGDKRPSSFSRCCALVRYEAAKISSDSFAIIKSLNTAGNHQAAWTPPLTLLHISASKFNDTQSGTGIAGFLSGDVAPTQSLPSTQSPSQVKSQSLSKQPGSIQSFFQKATEKQREKVTKNGDEGDEGDDGVGSTGFPPPSSVHETSAVDNQVETDPTNSSAPLSKIGSDSPRTSISSFFHKESLERNLKVPGSAMNKPETGQTHGGPVEDCVAVASGTQANNNSDFTSHQPLCEELKDEQDLDPELNPHPANVAREDLLKCERCGQDVLVWEMPEHNDYHFAMDLQKSFSSATGSDTLASSFPPSSSGSQTSVRAAAAQSSRGKTKTRGQSGPAPKKPRSQGGSAGTLDSFFKRN